One Streptomyces sp. NBC_00223 genomic window carries:
- a CDS encoding LamG domain-containing protein has protein sequence MAWTGVSPLAAAAAGDGGSVTEAERALEQAQESGEQVEVVGQRTENTTTFANPDGFTFTLDQSTVPVRVARQDGSWAAPDASLEARSDGTLAPRAAVVDLVFSGGGSTAPLVSIGHAGRAMSLTWPGTLPVPTVDGDSAVYADVFPGVDLRLTATAGGYREVLVVKTPAAAADPRVGRIEFGMSSSGLDVRSTAGGGLSAVGNDGQEVFTSPPAQMWDSHADTTGSGQARAAGRSAESAGEDPASSAEAPGPGAGTASAPMDISDGTLTVVPDHGMLSTADADAFPLYIDPDVALSSGAPTRTLLRSDGYSDYAWDNDDSDGNSRGKGDGHCGTWNGYYCGPGYTQRLYFQFTPGSLKGKKVLKATFRVTSPWAFQCAARTTDLERTNNISSSTTWSSRPKELDLMVDRSFSAGRGSACDPDSPAAPIEFTDNPAETNENLTPTVADFAAGKFAKLTLELRAHDESDTSAWKRFKNNAVLSVNFVGLPALPTKIGVVAGSGTVCSTSSSSPSVISDPTPALSAVPQTAAGGESGARLRVVFSVDKYTASTSTWASAFGDLLRPSAPQFAGDNVPPGSVSAPTLTDGTLYRYAAWTRSYQDDGTTYLAGPSNASTSGYCYFKIDSTAPKAPTVTFTTTYTECLPNACVPGGGPGISGKVTFAAAAGETVTAFEYKLSPSDTWVTLGAGVTSLTVKPPVPGTYRLDVRGKDSLGRPGAETVKDFVVAAGSGPVGQWHFDENSGAALDSSSTVAAEQDNATLSPTGATRDNRGRRGEILHDAAGAALTTPVTDKGLLLNGTSGYAASANAVIDARASYTVSTWVRLGTSTVRTMGIVSQQGTSVSPFFLSYAADGVNDWSIRVYSCPTPTTCAWNKARSTVKPVPGAWTHLVAEYDATAGQLSLYVNGAFQASVPASAPNEPNGPLQFGRDTWGGNPVDYFDGSIDETRVWQRALTPEEITAEAHSLDAAGYGNTELVAAWNPAGGSGTTLTDTTSGYGRTLTLTGGATLDGDAVVLNGTNGSASTSGSVVDDLGSFTVTARAQLDETALLTKPVGYTAQVAGQRSASGASWGLWFKLTGTATVLDDDANIVNVPEGQWLFGRVNTDGSLTGAASPVEALSGTSTDVSRQITGVFDAQSTTASLYLGDIEQSTQSYTAVVGSGDFTAGRGYVNGVWGNYLPGRIEEIRVWSGAMTDSDQIGVVVGD, from the coding sequence ATGGCCTGGACGGGTGTGTCGCCGCTGGCTGCCGCGGCGGCGGGTGACGGCGGGTCCGTCACGGAGGCCGAGCGGGCGCTGGAGCAGGCGCAGGAGTCCGGTGAGCAGGTCGAGGTGGTGGGGCAGCGGACGGAGAACACCACGACGTTCGCGAATCCCGACGGTTTCACGTTCACTCTTGATCAGTCGACGGTTCCGGTGAGGGTGGCGCGGCAGGACGGTTCGTGGGCGGCGCCGGACGCGTCGCTGGAGGCCCGGAGTGATGGAACTCTGGCTCCCCGGGCGGCTGTTGTGGACCTGGTGTTCTCGGGTGGCGGCAGTACGGCTCCGCTGGTGTCGATCGGGCACGCGGGCCGGGCGATGTCGCTGACGTGGCCGGGCACGCTGCCGGTCCCGACGGTGGACGGTGACAGCGCGGTGTACGCCGATGTGTTCCCGGGTGTGGATCTGCGGCTGACGGCGACGGCCGGGGGCTACCGTGAGGTGCTGGTCGTTAAGACTCCGGCGGCAGCGGCCGATCCGAGGGTCGGGCGGATCGAGTTCGGCATGAGCAGTTCCGGGCTGGACGTCAGAAGCACGGCGGGCGGCGGGCTGAGCGCGGTCGGCAACGACGGCCAGGAGGTCTTCACCTCTCCGCCCGCTCAGATGTGGGATTCGCACGCGGACACCACCGGTTCCGGCCAGGCGCGAGCTGCGGGGAGGAGCGCCGAGTCGGCCGGCGAGGACCCGGCGTCGTCGGCGGAGGCCCCCGGCCCTGGCGCCGGCACGGCGTCCGCGCCGATGGACATCTCCGACGGCACGCTGACGGTTGTCCCGGATCACGGCATGCTGTCCACCGCCGACGCGGACGCGTTCCCGCTGTACATCGATCCGGACGTCGCGCTGAGTTCGGGGGCGCCGACGCGTACTTTGCTCCGCAGTGACGGCTACAGCGACTACGCCTGGGACAACGACGACTCGGACGGCAACAGCCGCGGCAAGGGTGACGGGCACTGCGGCACGTGGAACGGCTACTACTGCGGTCCTGGGTACACCCAGCGGCTGTACTTCCAGTTCACGCCGGGGTCGCTGAAGGGCAAGAAGGTGCTGAAGGCGACGTTCCGGGTGACGTCGCCGTGGGCGTTCCAGTGTGCGGCGCGGACGACGGATCTGGAGCGTACGAACAACATCTCCTCGTCCACGACGTGGTCCTCGCGGCCGAAGGAACTGGACTTGATGGTGGACCGGTCCTTCTCGGCGGGCCGGGGTTCGGCGTGCGACCCGGATTCCCCGGCGGCGCCGATCGAGTTCACCGACAACCCCGCCGAGACCAACGAGAATCTGACGCCGACGGTCGCGGACTTCGCGGCGGGCAAGTTCGCGAAGCTGACGCTGGAACTGCGGGCCCATGACGAGAGCGACACCTCGGCGTGGAAGCGGTTCAAGAACAACGCGGTGCTGTCGGTGAACTTCGTGGGCCTGCCCGCGCTGCCCACCAAGATCGGCGTCGTGGCGGGCAGCGGGACGGTGTGCTCGACCAGCAGCTCCAGTCCGTCGGTGATCTCCGACCCGACCCCGGCACTGAGCGCGGTACCCCAGACGGCCGCGGGCGGTGAGTCGGGAGCCAGGCTGCGGGTGGTGTTCAGCGTGGACAAGTACACGGCCTCCACGAGCACATGGGCCAGCGCCTTCGGCGATCTGCTGCGTCCCAGCGCTCCCCAGTTCGCGGGCGACAACGTGCCCCCGGGTAGCGTGTCGGCGCCCACGCTCACCGACGGCACGCTGTACCGGTACGCCGCCTGGACGCGTTCGTACCAGGACGACGGCACCACCTACCTGGCCGGCCCGTCGAACGCCTCCACCTCCGGCTACTGCTACTTCAAGATCGACTCGACAGCGCCCAAGGCGCCCACGGTCACGTTCACCACCACCTACACCGAGTGCCTGCCCAACGCGTGTGTACCCGGCGGGGGCCCGGGGATCAGCGGGAAGGTCACCTTCGCGGCGGCGGCGGGCGAGACCGTCACCGCCTTCGAGTACAAGCTGTCGCCCAGCGACACGTGGGTCACCCTGGGCGCGGGCGTGACGTCCCTGACGGTCAAGCCGCCGGTACCGGGTACCTACCGGCTGGACGTACGCGGAAAGGACAGCCTGGGCCGGCCGGGCGCGGAAACGGTCAAGGACTTCGTCGTCGCCGCGGGCTCCGGACCGGTCGGGCAGTGGCACTTCGACGAGAACAGCGGCGCCGCCCTGGACTCCTCCAGCACGGTCGCGGCCGAGCAGGACAACGCGACGCTCTCCCCCACGGGTGCCACCCGTGACAACCGCGGCCGCAGGGGCGAGATCCTGCACGACGCGGCCGGCGCGGCACTGACCACCCCCGTGACGGACAAGGGCCTGCTCCTGAACGGGACCTCCGGTTACGCCGCCAGTGCGAACGCCGTGATCGACGCGCGGGCGTCGTACACGGTCTCGACCTGGGTCCGGCTGGGCACGAGCACGGTCCGCACGATGGGCATCGTCAGCCAGCAGGGCACCTCGGTCAGCCCGTTCTTCCTGTCCTACGCGGCCGACGGCGTCAACGACTGGAGCATCAGGGTCTACTCCTGCCCGACACCGACCACCTGCGCCTGGAACAAAGCGCGTTCCACGGTCAAACCGGTGCCTGGGGCGTGGACACATCTGGTCGCGGAGTACGACGCGACGGCTGGGCAGCTCTCGCTCTACGTCAACGGCGCGTTCCAGGCCTCGGTGCCGGCGTCCGCCCCGAACGAACCCAACGGGCCGCTGCAGTTCGGCCGCGACACCTGGGGCGGCAACCCGGTCGACTACTTCGACGGAAGCATCGACGAGACCCGGGTATGGCAGCGCGCGCTGACACCCGAGGAGATCACCGCCGAGGCACATTCCCTCGACGCCGCCGGATACGGGAACACCGAACTCGTCGCGGCCTGGAACCCCGCAGGCGGCAGCGGCACCACCCTCACCGACACCACCTCCGGCTACGGCCGCACCCTGACCCTGACCGGCGGAGCAACACTCGACGGCGATGCCGTCGTTCTGAACGGCACGAACGGGTCGGCGAGCACTTCCGGTTCGGTCGTGGACGACCTGGGTTCGTTCACCGTGACAGCCCGCGCCCAACTGGACGAGACCGCCCTCTTGACGAAGCCCGTCGGTTACACCGCCCAAGTGGCGGGCCAGCGTTCGGCGAGCGGCGCCTCCTGGGGCCTGTGGTTCAAGCTCACCGGGACGGCGACCGTACTTGACGACGACGCCAATATCGTCAACGTTCCCGAGGGGCAGTGGCTGTTCGGACGGGTGAACACCGACGGGTCATTGACCGGCGCAGCATCACCGGTTGAGGCGCTGTCCGGTACGAGTACGGACGTTTCGAGGCAGATCACGGGTGTCTTTGATGCCCAGTCGACGACGGCGAGCCTGTATCTGGGAGACATCGAGCAGAGCACGCAGTCGTACACGGCGGTGGTGGGTTCCGGTGACTTCACCGCCGGCCGGGGCTATGTCAACGGAGTGTGGGGCAACTATCTGCCCGGCCGTATCGAGGAGATCAGGGTGTGGTCCGGAGCGATGACCGACTCCGACCAGATCGGTGTCGTGGTGGGCGACTGA
- a CDS encoding RHS repeat domain-containing protein: MGTRSGTTRPLWSVLSFRGAKNASARGSGRLRAVSVVAVVALAVPLGLTPMAHAAPGPLGRPDLPGQRSVKVHTVGPGAKQARKHVADAEAADNSRARRALAEQTTAWPKGGTARIRMAGGTGPTAAGGLPVAVSSTGGSDTGGTAEVTVLDRTATAAAGVRGVLLSVRPQTAGTARLSVGYTSFASAYGGGWSGRLRLVELPGCALTTPDLAECRTQTALASANDLSTQSVSASAPLTTGAGANSFNVFALTAGSGASTTGSGDYTATALSASSKWEAGGSSGSFTWSYAMQEPAATAGPAPSVSVSYDSGSIDGRTASTNNQGSQVGEGFGLSTDSYVSRQYGSCDDDGHADVYDQCWKYDNASLVLNGKSTELVKDDTSGVWRLADDDASTVTQSTGADNGDDDGEYWTVVTGDGTKYVFGLNKLPGAGTERTNSVWTAPVFGDDSGEPGYSNGSAFADRWLTQAWRWNLDYVVDTHGNAETYWYTAETNYYKKNGATTANAKYIRGGHLDKILYGQRSDTLFSATATDQVAFSYEERCFATSCSSLTDATSDNWPDVPFDTICASGASDTDCMSEAPAFFTRKRLTQVQTSVWSGTGTTYTPVDKWVLTQEFQDPGDIGDTSDQTLVLKSVKHTGQTGTTTALDPVSFTYRMLPNRVDATDDILPLNRPRIDTITSETGAISTVSFAAAECVRGSHMPAAEDNDTMSCYPVYWHINGAEDAGLDWFHKYRVQGVFTSDPAAGNEAVEQSYSYADPAWHYDDSPFTPEDERTWSVWRGYGTVTVFSGDSDHVRSKTVTRYMQGMNGDKQKSGIPRSVTVGGISGTGLTVSAVTDSDQYAGFTREQVTYDGSTAVSATVNDPWSSRTATQHKSYADIEAYYIRTGKTYSDTYLTVPAKWRTSSVATTYDSYGMAVKADSAGDTAKSGDETCTRTWYARNDSAGINSLTSRVRTVGAACTASEASLSLPASTATAGDVLADSATVYDSATATAWSATQTPTKGEATWSGRPGGYPASPDANGERYPSSWQTTGRSTLDDLGRVTYTEDAAGTPSTMAYTPTGAGPLTRTIATNVATQKVTTFYDGLRGLPTMVFDVNTKKTELAYDGLGRLTGVWFPNRSKSSESANTTFDYHVSRDAQPYVTTSTLGLNGTRNTSYQIYDALLRPLQTQTPTPTGGRLLTDTRYDSRGLAYETFSGIFDSAGTPNGEYARAEYGGAPTQNEFTFDGAGRTTSDTLLVYGVQKGATVRTTYTGDSTATSARTGGSAARVITDALGRTTERRDYAGTSPADADYGGTAPLPGHTTTFYGYTRDGKPKTVTGPDNTQWSYGYDLFGRQVSATDPDMGTTTTAYTSLDQVDYTQNSAGKTVLYGYDTLGRKTGEWQTSKTDTNKLAAWTYDSVAKGQLASATRYDGGLAGKAYTQKVLTYDSLYHPTQTELDLAPTDPLVTSGVAQSSYTFASAYGVDGSLTQAQAPAVAGLPQEWVSYTYRPTGQIDTVSGASGYLQNVSYSSLGQPQLLTLGTSAATGVKKAYISNEYEAGTGRLTRSSVTDQTHAWMPQDLNYSYDDAGNVTKITDPTTLGGTAQADTQCFGYDGYRRLTSAWTPADANCATTTTGGAAPYSTGYTYNPAGLRLSETQHPAGGTTTTNYCYNDTAHPHAVTATTAAASCVGVTPKYVYDNTGNTTTRPGATGSQTLAWNSEGDLTTTTEGTKSTGYLYDADGNLLLRRASAGGESVLYLGATELHTKTVSGTTKTWATRTYTAGADGPAIAVRSNQSGTTQLSWLVADQHGTSSLAMDATTQAITKRYSTPFGAPRGTAATTWPDDKAFLGQPADTGTGLTHIGAREYDPAIGRFLSIDPLLETDKPQTLNGYTYSANNPATFSDPDGMGVMECMTGALSNCAGGTPTASSTYDEKRDPHSGSSTGSSSASIYTGPPAGPAAPTCGWCILQPYVAPYRPMYQFDFGNLPYQGIIDDPAADNNDMSRMLLYHWLFNNLGSHPVFHGGDAIVTELSGAKDVVAARDSLLKGLSQGSSSGISIRHTDVGPHGNWKGFAAKLAGHIAGPPWDLSGALSNGVAGESNWAEAFIGSYSGRAHVVPGGDKGTIRLQFTIKNTSDWNSATKIIPRRKGSAKVLGLGERSDETFTWTEQWAVGTLHPNPSYFVIGPY; the protein is encoded by the coding sequence GTGGGTACTCGGTCCGGCACCACTCGTCCGCTGTGGAGCGTGCTGTCGTTCCGTGGGGCGAAGAACGCAAGCGCTCGCGGCTCCGGCCGGCTCAGGGCGGTCTCGGTCGTCGCGGTTGTCGCACTCGCCGTTCCCCTCGGCCTCACCCCGATGGCGCACGCCGCTCCGGGGCCGCTGGGCCGGCCGGACCTCCCCGGGCAACGGTCGGTCAAGGTGCACACCGTCGGACCCGGCGCGAAACAGGCACGCAAGCACGTGGCCGACGCCGAGGCGGCCGACAACTCGCGGGCCCGGCGCGCCCTGGCCGAGCAGACCACGGCCTGGCCGAAGGGCGGCACGGCCCGGATACGAATGGCGGGCGGCACCGGCCCCACGGCGGCGGGCGGCCTTCCGGTGGCAGTCAGCAGTACCGGGGGAAGTGACACCGGCGGCACCGCCGAGGTCACCGTGCTGGACCGGACGGCCACCGCTGCCGCCGGGGTGCGGGGCGTCCTACTCTCGGTCCGGCCGCAAACCGCCGGTACAGCGAGGCTATCCGTCGGCTACACGTCGTTCGCCTCGGCGTACGGCGGTGGCTGGTCAGGGCGGCTCCGGCTGGTGGAGTTGCCGGGCTGCGCGCTGACGACACCGGATCTCGCGGAGTGCCGTACCCAGACGGCGCTGGCATCGGCCAACGACCTTTCGACGCAGTCGGTTTCCGCGAGCGCCCCGCTGACTACAGGCGCGGGTGCCAACTCGTTCAACGTGTTCGCCCTGACAGCGGGCAGCGGGGCATCGACGACGGGCAGCGGTGACTACACGGCCACTGCCCTGTCGGCGTCGTCGAAGTGGGAGGCGGGCGGATCGTCGGGATCGTTCACCTGGTCGTACGCGATGCAGGAACCGGCTGCCACGGCCGGCCCGGCGCCCTCGGTCTCGGTGTCGTACGACTCGGGAAGCATCGACGGCCGCACCGCCTCGACCAACAACCAGGGGTCGCAGGTCGGCGAGGGATTCGGGCTGTCCACCGACTCCTATGTCTCCCGGCAGTACGGCAGTTGTGACGACGACGGGCACGCGGACGTCTACGACCAGTGCTGGAAGTACGACAACGCCTCGCTGGTGCTCAACGGCAAGTCGACCGAACTCGTCAAGGACGACACCAGCGGAGTGTGGCGGCTGGCCGACGACGACGCCTCGACGGTCACCCAATCCACCGGAGCCGACAACGGGGACGACGACGGCGAGTACTGGACCGTGGTCACCGGCGACGGCACCAAATACGTCTTCGGCCTCAACAAACTGCCCGGCGCCGGGACCGAACGCACCAACTCCGTATGGACCGCCCCCGTCTTCGGCGACGACTCCGGCGAGCCCGGCTACAGCAACGGCTCCGCGTTCGCGGACCGCTGGCTGACCCAGGCATGGCGCTGGAACCTGGACTACGTCGTCGACACACACGGCAACGCGGAGACCTACTGGTACACCGCGGAGACCAACTACTACAAGAAGAACGGCGCCACGACCGCGAACGCCAAGTACATCCGCGGCGGACACCTCGACAAGATCCTCTACGGACAGCGGTCCGACACCCTGTTCAGCGCGACCGCGACCGACCAGGTGGCCTTCAGTTACGAGGAGCGCTGCTTCGCCACAAGCTGCTCCAGCCTGACCGATGCCACCTCCGACAACTGGCCGGACGTGCCCTTCGACACGATCTGCGCCTCGGGCGCGTCGGACACCGACTGCATGTCGGAGGCCCCCGCGTTCTTCACCCGCAAGCGTCTGACCCAGGTGCAGACCTCCGTGTGGTCCGGCACCGGCACGACGTACACCCCGGTCGACAAGTGGGTGCTGACGCAGGAATTCCAGGACCCCGGTGACATCGGGGACACCTCGGACCAGACGCTGGTACTGAAGTCCGTCAAGCACACCGGTCAGACGGGCACGACGACCGCGCTCGACCCGGTGTCCTTCACGTACCGGATGCTGCCGAACCGGGTCGATGCCACGGACGACATCCTGCCGCTGAACCGGCCGCGCATCGACACGATCACCTCCGAGACCGGAGCGATCAGCACGGTGTCGTTCGCGGCGGCCGAGTGCGTGCGGGGTTCGCACATGCCGGCTGCCGAGGACAACGACACCATGTCGTGCTATCCGGTCTACTGGCACATCAACGGTGCCGAGGACGCCGGCCTCGACTGGTTCCACAAATACCGGGTGCAGGGGGTCTTCACCTCCGACCCCGCCGCCGGCAACGAAGCGGTCGAGCAGTCCTACAGCTACGCCGACCCCGCCTGGCACTATGACGACAGCCCCTTCACGCCCGAGGACGAGCGCACCTGGTCGGTCTGGCGCGGCTACGGAACGGTGACCGTCTTCTCCGGCGACAGCGACCACGTCCGGTCCAAGACCGTCACCCGGTACATGCAGGGCATGAACGGGGACAAGCAGAAGAGCGGCATTCCGCGCAGCGTCACGGTCGGCGGCATCAGCGGCACCGGCCTCACGGTCTCCGCCGTCACCGACTCCGACCAGTACGCAGGGTTCACCCGTGAACAGGTGACCTACGACGGCTCCACGGCGGTCTCCGCGACCGTCAACGACCCGTGGTCGTCCAGGACCGCCACGCAGCACAAGTCGTACGCCGACATCGAGGCGTACTACATACGCACCGGCAAGACCTACTCCGACACCTACCTCACGGTGCCCGCGAAGTGGCGTACGAGTTCGGTCGCCACCACGTACGACTCCTACGGCATGGCCGTCAAGGCGGACTCCGCCGGTGACACCGCCAAGAGCGGCGACGAGACCTGCACCCGTACCTGGTACGCCCGCAACGACAGCGCGGGCATCAACTCCCTCACCTCCCGGGTCCGTACGGTGGGCGCGGCCTGCACGGCCTCGGAGGCGTCACTGTCCCTGCCCGCGTCCACGGCGACAGCCGGTGATGTGCTCGCCGACTCCGCGACGGTGTACGACAGCGCGACCGCGACCGCCTGGTCGGCCACGCAGACTCCCACCAAGGGAGAGGCGACCTGGTCCGGACGGCCGGGCGGCTACCCGGCATCACCGGACGCCAACGGCGAGCGGTACCCGAGCAGTTGGCAGACCACGGGCAGGTCGACGCTCGACGACCTCGGCCGGGTGACGTACACGGAGGACGCCGCAGGCACGCCCAGCACCATGGCGTACACCCCGACCGGGGCCGGTCCGCTGACCCGCACGATCGCCACCAACGTCGCGACCCAGAAGGTGACCACCTTCTACGACGGTCTGCGCGGCCTGCCCACCATGGTCTTCGACGTCAACACCAAGAAGACCGAACTGGCCTACGACGGACTGGGCCGGCTGACCGGGGTCTGGTTCCCGAACCGGTCCAAGTCCAGCGAGAGCGCCAACACGACCTTCGACTACCACGTGAGCCGCGACGCCCAGCCCTACGTCACCACCTCGACACTCGGTCTGAACGGCACCCGCAACACCAGCTATCAGATCTACGACGCGCTGCTCCGCCCGCTTCAGACCCAGACTCCGACCCCGACGGGCGGCCGTCTGCTCACCGACACCCGGTACGACTCGCGGGGTCTGGCGTACGAGACGTTCTCCGGCATCTTCGACAGCGCCGGCACGCCGAACGGCGAATACGCCCGGGCCGAGTACGGCGGCGCTCCCACCCAGAACGAGTTCACCTTCGACGGCGCCGGCCGGACCACCTCGGACACCCTGCTCGTGTACGGCGTGCAGAAGGGCGCGACCGTCAGAACGACGTACACCGGCGATTCCACGGCCACCAGCGCCCGCACCGGCGGAAGTGCCGCCCGGGTGATCACCGACGCGCTCGGCCGTACCACCGAGCGCCGTGACTACGCCGGCACATCCCCGGCGGACGCCGACTACGGAGGCACCGCACCGCTGCCGGGCCACACCACGACCTTCTACGGCTACACACGTGACGGCAAGCCGAAAACGGTGACCGGACCCGACAATACGCAGTGGTCTTACGGGTACGACCTGTTCGGCCGCCAGGTCTCCGCCACGGACCCGGACATGGGCACGACCACCACGGCGTACACATCCCTGGACCAGGTCGACTACACGCAGAACTCCGCAGGGAAGACCGTCCTCTACGGATACGACACACTTGGCCGCAAGACCGGCGAGTGGCAGACCAGCAAGACCGACACCAACAAACTCGCGGCCTGGACCTACGACAGCGTGGCCAAGGGGCAGTTGGCCTCCGCCACCCGCTACGACGGGGGCCTGGCCGGCAAGGCATACACCCAGAAGGTCCTCACCTACGACTCCCTGTATCACCCCACGCAGACCGAACTGGACCTGGCCCCGACCGATCCGCTGGTCACCTCCGGGGTCGCGCAGTCCAGCTACACCTTCGCCAGCGCCTACGGCGTGGACGGCAGCCTCACCCAGGCCCAGGCGCCCGCGGTCGCGGGTCTGCCCCAGGAGTGGGTCAGCTACACCTACCGTCCCACCGGTCAGATCGACACGGTCTCCGGTGCCAGCGGTTATCTGCAGAATGTCAGCTACTCGTCGCTCGGGCAGCCTCAGCTGCTCACCCTGGGCACCTCTGCCGCGACCGGCGTGAAGAAGGCGTACATCTCCAACGAGTACGAGGCGGGCACCGGCCGCCTCACCCGCTCCTCAGTGACCGACCAGACGCACGCCTGGATGCCGCAGGACCTCAACTACTCCTACGACGACGCCGGCAACGTCACCAAGATCACCGACCCCACCACACTGGGCGGCACCGCACAGGCCGACACGCAGTGCTTCGGTTACGACGGATACCGTCGGCTGACCAGCGCCTGGACCCCGGCCGACGCCAACTGCGCCACCACCACAACGGGCGGAGCGGCGCCGTACTCGACCGGCTACACCTACAACCCGGCAGGACTGCGGCTGAGCGAGACCCAGCACCCCGCCGGTGGCACCACCACCACGAACTACTGCTACAACGACACCGCGCATCCGCACGCCGTGACCGCGACCACCGCCGCGGCGAGCTGCGTGGGCGTCACTCCCAAGTACGTCTACGACAACACCGGCAACACCACCACGCGCCCCGGTGCCACGGGAAGTCAGACCCTGGCGTGGAACAGCGAGGGCGATCTCACCACCACGACTGAGGGAACGAAGTCGACCGGGTACCTCTACGACGCCGACGGCAACCTGCTGCTCCGGCGGGCGAGCGCCGGCGGCGAGTCCGTGCTGTACCTGGGCGCGACCGAGCTGCACACCAAGACGGTGTCCGGAACGACCAAGACCTGGGCGACCCGTACGTACACGGCCGGCGCCGACGGGCCCGCCATCGCCGTACGATCCAACCAGTCCGGTACGACCCAGCTGTCCTGGCTGGTCGCGGACCAGCACGGAACGTCCAGCCTCGCGATGGACGCCACGACCCAGGCCATCACCAAGCGCTACAGCACCCCGTTCGGCGCGCCCCGCGGCACAGCTGCCACCACCTGGCCCGACGACAAGGCGTTCCTCGGCCAGCCCGCCGACACCGGCACCGGCCTCACCCACATCGGCGCCCGCGAATACGACCCGGCCATCGGCCGCTTCCTCAGCATCGACCCCCTCCTGGAAACCGACAAACCCCAAACCCTCAACGGCTACACCTACAGCGCCAACAACCCCGCCACCTTCAGCGACCCCGACGGCATGGGTGTCATGGAATGCATGACCGGTGCGTTGTCGAATTGTGCCGGCGGTACGCCGACGGCATCGTCGACCTACGACGAAAAGCGCGACCCACATAGTGGTTCGAGTACCGGGAGCAGCTCCGCTTCCATTTACACGGGCCCGCCGGCTGGACCGGCCGCGCCGACGTGCGGCTGGTGCATTCTGCAGCCCTATGTGGCACCCTATCGGCCCATGTACCAGTTCGATTTCGGCAACCTTCCTTATCAGGGAATCATTGATGACCCTGCGGCGGACAACAACGACATGTCCCGAATGTTGCTCTACCACTGGCTCTTCAATAACCTTGGTTCTCATCCTGTATTCCATGGTGGCGACGCGATCGTCACTGAACTGTCGGGGGCAAAGGATGTGGTCGCGGCTCGCGACAGTCTGCTGAAGGGCCTGTCCCAAGGGTCTTCATCAGGTATATCCATCAGGCACACGGATGTTGGTCCGCACGGAAACTGGAAGGGATTCGCCGCCAAGTTGGCCGGTCATATCGCCGGACCACCGTGGGACCTTTCCGGCGCCCTGTCCAACGGGGTCGCCGGAGAGTCCAACTGGGCTGAGGCGTTCATAGGCTCGTACTCGGGCCGGGCCCATGTGGTCCCAGGTGGAGACAAGGGAACAATAAGGTTGCAATTCACTATCAAGAACACATCGGACTGGAACTCCGCAACCAAAATAATACCCAGGCGCAAAGGATCTGCTAAGGTCCTTGGGCTCGGTGAGCGGTCGGACGAGACCTTCACCTGGACCGAGCAATGGGCTGTGGGTACGCTCCATCCGAATCCGTCCTATTTTGTCATCGGCCCCTACTGA